A window from Aerococcus sp. Group 1 encodes these proteins:
- a CDS encoding polysaccharide biosynthesis protein translates to MPKNEKDLETIDQEARAKAKLNEGSAWMSISSMVSRIIGVLYIIPWMRWIGDPHTGTQANALYSIGYNYYLIFLSVAIAGVPAAISKQMTNYMARGEYGTSRRLFKSGTILMTITGLVCALLLYLAAPALSQNLPAASEEDVVLVIRSLVPALAVIPLLSILRGGFQAYLEMKQSAISQVTEQIARVAYMLVAVYVIRQLLDGSVAAAVGHSTFAAFIGAVVAIITLVFYYIRDKDQYQMPEGYVDTNTVSTKSLLFEIVRVAIPFVITGSIVEAINLIDMNTYMPMMQQVSDLPHDQLVYQYGVFNANARRVIQIILSFATAIASTSVPVVTDTYIRELTHYRRAKLTQKVKASFTKTREVILHTLNLFSLVMLPASLGMALVAGPVYQLLYGIYDPLGEWYLQVSSVMAIPMGLFSVLVMVLQAMDDQKRAMIGIVFGVAMKLIVQFPLLAVFGSEGAMYASILAFVYMCVYYLLVIRSQVKLGAKAILSRLSGALKASGLMLLADGLLLIFFKVVIGAPNRLGAIVELLVLASVGVIVYVAAIAKGRQLDVIIGHKQAERLRKFFHIA, encoded by the coding sequence TCCTTGGATGCGTTGGATTGGAGACCCCCATACGGGAACCCAGGCCAATGCCTTGTATAGTATTGGTTACAATTATTATTTGATTTTCTTATCGGTGGCCATTGCTGGCGTGCCGGCCGCCATTTCTAAGCAGATGACCAATTACATGGCCCGGGGAGAATATGGGACCAGTCGCCGGCTCTTTAAGAGTGGGACCATTCTAATGACCATCACCGGTCTAGTCTGTGCCCTCCTCCTTTACCTGGCAGCGCCGGCCCTGTCGCAGAATTTACCTGCGGCTAGCGAAGAGGATGTGGTCTTAGTCATCCGCTCTTTGGTGCCGGCCTTGGCCGTGATCCCCCTCTTATCTATTCTTAGAGGGGGCTTTCAAGCCTATCTGGAGATGAAGCAGAGTGCCATCTCCCAGGTGACCGAGCAGATCGCCCGGGTAGCCTATATGCTGGTGGCGGTTTATGTGATCCGCCAACTCTTAGATGGCTCGGTGGCGGCAGCGGTTGGACACTCCACCTTTGCGGCCTTTATCGGTGCGGTGGTAGCCATTATCACTTTGGTTTTCTATTATATCCGTGATAAGGACCAGTACCAGATGCCAGAAGGTTATGTGGATACCAATACGGTGTCTACCAAAAGCCTCTTATTCGAGATTGTCCGGGTGGCCATTCCCTTTGTCATCACCGGGTCAATTGTTGAAGCCATCAATTTGATCGATATGAATACCTATATGCCGATGATGCAGCAGGTGAGTGACTTACCCCATGATCAACTAGTCTACCAATATGGGGTCTTCAACGCTAATGCGCGGCGGGTGATTCAAATCATCCTCTCCTTTGCGACCGCCATTGCTTCGACTTCGGTTCCAGTGGTGACCGATACCTATATTCGGGAATTGACCCACTACCGCCGGGCCAAGTTGACACAAAAGGTCAAGGCCAGCTTCACCAAAACTCGGGAAGTGATCTTACATACCTTGAATCTTTTCAGTCTAGTTATGTTACCGGCTTCCTTGGGGATGGCCCTGGTTGCTGGTCCGGTTTACCAACTCCTCTATGGGATTTATGACCCCCTAGGTGAATGGTACTTACAGGTCTCTTCAGTGATGGCGATTCCCATGGGACTCTTCTCGGTTTTAGTGATGGTTCTCCAAGCCATGGATGACCAAAAACGGGCCATGATTGGGATTGTCTTTGGGGTAGCGATGAAGTTGATCGTTCAATTTCCGCTCCTGGCGGTCTTTGGTAGTGAGGGGGCTATGTATGCCTCCATCTTGGCCTTCGTCTATATGTGTGTTTACTACCTACTGGTCATTCGCTCGCAGGTAAAGTTAGGAGCCAAGGCGATCTTGTCGCGCTTATCAGGGGCTCTGAAGGCGAGTGGACTCATGCTACTGGCTGATGGTCTACTCTTGATCTTTTTCAAGGTCGTTATCGGCGCCCCTAATCGCTTGGGCGCCATAGTGGAATTACTAGTACTGGCTAGTGTGGGTGTTATCGTTTATGTCGCCGCTATCGCTAAGGGCCGGCAACTGGATGTCATTATCGGTCACAAGCAGGCAGAACGTCTGCGCAAGTTTTTCCATATCGCTTAA